Proteins found in one Plasmodium malariae genome assembly, chromosome: 13 genomic segment:
- the PmUG01_13011800 gene encoding XPA binding protein 1, putative, protein MEKRNDIIQESSEKKTAIKIDNYKINKNGKCADILKDRKSDNIPSKDILIEENLKHFEINEEKEDNCGDNIQKRECINISTAYTYNEVSSNENIGTYDEKKDNNLNENERKMKNFEGREMEVDLLNGKKSEIDKLNQNEVNEEKENEVNKLKEIEMNQMKQDEINQMKQDEMNQMKQDEVNQMKQNKNGTEDLNKNENLKDYYKNMPTVIIVIGMAGSGKTTYVGSLYNYLKVERKKKVYTMNLDPAVKYVQYPINIDIRDSIKYHEVMKEYKLGPNGAIMTCLNLFATRFDKVIEILEKRKHKLHYIIVDTPGQIEVFNWSASGNIILETLSVSFPVVINYIIDTVRCERPITFMSNMLYACSVLYKSRLPFLACFNKIDIIKHDKCIEWMKNYDSFNEDVLNDESYMASFSRSCALMINEFYEGIKTTGISSKTNEGFNSILKNLEYLKEEYINEYVSSIEKQMKKVKKKKEKNVKLKMESLLFEKQKDLTVSKNKSTY, encoded by the coding sequence atggaaaaaaggaaCGACATTATTCAAGAAAGCAGTGAGAAAAAAACAGCAATTAAAattgataattataaaataaataaaaatggaaaatgcgcagatattttaaaagatagaAAAAGTGATAATATACCAAGTAAAGATATTTTAATAGAAGAAAACCTTAAacattttgaaataaatgaagaaaaagaagataatTGCGGAgataatattcaaaaaagggaatgtataaatattagtACTGCATATACCTATAATGAAGTTAgttcaaatgaaaatataggTACATATgacgaaaaaaaagataataatttaaatgaaaatgaaagaaaaatgaagaattttGAAGGTAGAGAAATGGAAGTGGACCTTTTAAATGGAAAGAAAAGTGAAATAGATAAATTAAATCAAAATGAGGTAAACGAAGAGAAGGAAAATGAGGTAAACAAATTGAAGGAGATTGAGATGAACCAAATGAAGCAAGATGAAATTAATCAAATGAAGCAAGATGAAATGAACCAAATGAAGCAAGATGAGGTAAACCAGATGaagcaaaacaaaaatgGAACTGAGGATTTAAACAAAAACGAGAACTTGAAGgactattataaaaatatgccaACTGTTATAATTGTAATCGGCATGGCAGGTAGTGGAAAAACTACTTATGTTGGATCGTTGTATAACTATTTAAAAgtagaaagaaaaaaaaaagtgtatacAATGAATTTAGATCCCGCAGTCAAATATGTGCAATACCCAATAAACATAGATATAAGAGACAGCATAAAATATCATGAAGTGATGAAGGAATATAAACTAGGACCTAATGGTGCTATAATGACatgtttaaatttatttgctACTAGATTTGACAAAGTTATtgaaatattagaaaaaagaaaacataaattacACTATATAATTGTTGATACACCAGGACAAATCGAAGTATTTAATTGGTCAGCTAGcggtaatattattttagaaaCATTATCAGTTAGTTTCCCGGttgttattaattatattattgataCCGTCAGATGTGAAAGGCCAATTACTTTTATGTCAAACATGCTTTATGCATGTAGTGTTTTATACAAATCAAGATTACCCTTTTTAGCTTGctttaataaaattgataTCATCAAACATGATAAATGCATTGAATGGATGAAAAATTACGATAGTTTTAATGAAGATGTTTTAAATGATGAAAGCTATATGGCTAGCTTTAGTAGATCATGCGCTTTAATGATTAATGAATTTTACGAAGGAATAAAGACTACAGGTATATCCTCAAAAACAAATGAAGGATTCaatagtattttaaaaaatttagaatatCTGAAAGAAGAGTATATTAACGAGTACGTATCTTCCATtgaaaaacaaatgaaaaaagtaaaaaagaaaaaggaaaagaatgttaaattgaaaatggaatctttattatttgagAAGCAAAAGGATTTAACTGtttcaaaaaacaaaagtacatattaa
- the COX19 gene encoding cytochrome c oxidase assembly protein COX19, putative has protein sequence MMDKKRIIVKKPERGSFLLDHNSECTSIKNNYLKCLKEHNNDHISCREYSKEYFICRMDRNLLEKQSLNDLGFSENEINHESRLKYFKDVYSYNTYNEKTENLSKEKLSNENNINKNETYITGIFKQNNNRKEEDVKETNEVEFLLLDSINKNISEENLNSEVSERNEEKKIAIKRKEEIGYLAGKEYIKVLLDKKKKKDLLFRK, from the coding sequence atgatggacaaaaaaagaattattgtTAAGAAGCCAGAAAGGGGGAGTTTTCTCTTAGATCATAATAGTGAATGCAcatcaataaaaaataattacttaaAATGCTTAAAAGAACATAATAATGACCATATAAGTTGTAGAGAATATtctaaagaatattttatatgtagaATGGACAGAAATTTACTTGAAAAGCAGAGTTTGAATGATTTAGGTTTTTctgaaaatgaaataaatcaTGAAAGTagattaaaatattttaaggatGTATACAGTTATAATACGTACAATGAAAAAACGGAAAATTTATCAAAGGAAAAATTGAGTAAtgagaataatataaataaaaatgaaacatatataacgggaatttttaaacaaaacaATAATAGAAAGGAGGAAGATGTAAAGGAAACGAATGAAGTGGAATTTTTGCTTTTAGATagcattaataaaaatatatctgaagaaaatttaaattcaGAAGTGAGTGAAAgaaatgaggaaaaaaaaatagcaataaAGCGAAAGGAAGAAATTGGTTATTTAGCTGGAAAGGAGTACATAAAAGTCttattagataaaaaaaaaaaaaaagatcttCTTTTtcgaaaataa
- the NEK3 gene encoding NIMA related kinase 3, putative, which produces MLPLLLPSISSTDEKHKVYMNYGYKFETVLDILTSNSEIHLIKSQDTGESFISKVYDIYGISENDLKKYMNELYIMKKLENCENVVKIIDFIKENNSLSFIIEFCSQGDLHSDILRRKMNNEIYTEREIFNIFNQILNGLSSIHKNGIIHGDLKSTNIFIKDNEIKIGDFGISQKGSNNNLGTLNFLSYESIKLKKTNKLSDLFQVGCILYELATLSSPFAANNMNDMILLFEDKNYKNYITNNISSVYSAKLVNIISNLLSLNTLERLEVITRYNISRRENTNLEFSNMMPCITV; this is translated from the coding sequence ATGCTACCTTTGTTATTGCCATCCATTAGTAGCACAGATGAGAAACACAaagtatatatgaattatggATACAAATTCGAGACAGTTTTAGATATCTTGACATCAAATAGtgaaatacatttaataaaatcacAGGATACAGGAGAATCATTTATTTCAAAGGTTTATGACATATATGGAATAAGTGAAAATgatttaaagaaatatatgaatgagctatatataatgaagaaaTTGGAAAATTGTGAAAATGTTGTTAAGATTATCgattttattaaagaaaacAATTCTTTATCTTTCATAATCGAATTTTGTAGCCAAGGTGATTTACATTCAGATATTTTAAGAAGGAAAATGAACAATGAAATATACACAGAAAgggaaatatttaatattttcaatcaaattttaaatgGGTTAAGTTcaattcataaaaatggaataatacACGGTGATTTAAAGAgtactaatatatttatcaaagATAATGAAATTAAGATAGGAGATTTTGGTATATCACAAAAAGGATCAAATAATAACTTGGGaacattaaattttttaagttatgaatctataaaattaaaaaaaactaataaattAAGTGATTTATTTCAAGTTGgttgtatattatatgaattagCTACATTGTCTTCTCCCTTTGCTGctaataatatgaatgatatgattttactttttgaagataagaattataaaaattatattaccaACAATATTTCATCAGTTTACTCCGCGAAGTtagttaatataatttctaaTTTATTATCGTTAAACACTTTAGAACGGCTGGAAGTTATTACTAGATATAATATAAGCAGAAgagaaaatacaaatttgGAATTTTCAAATATGATGCCATGTATTACCGTATAA
- the PmUG01_13012200 gene encoding conserved protein, unknown function gives MKNVLPSSSSSHEIYVHECSNSVQAINKKDECLKKISKNKENINLKKCEKKERCNSKSKTGKLTKQNSIVRGEKRKIKKQIKIRNSASNDFARESFEEEMDEDYEEEVEEDEDEDRDKDTDDARKYFKEGQKIITPPNGDGTRAFYESLLEENPNSIIAIKYCIEHGVLSGTKHHEALYKYCVLKKNNAFKNNFGGLSYRFVKLLEESCKSEKYYNKDLLKKEVLSK, from the exons atgaaaaatgtgCTTCCTTCGTCCAGTTCGTCCCACGAG ATATATGTGCATGAATGTTCTAATAGTGTACAAGCGAtcaat aaaaaagatgaatgcttaaaaaagataagtaaaaataaagaaaatattaatctaaagaaatgtgaaaaaaaagagcgtTGTAATAGTAAATCTAAGACTGGTAAattaacaaaacaaaatagtatAGTTAGGGGTGAAAAACGtaagataaaaaaacaaattaagaTACGTAATAGTGCAAGTAATGATTTCGCAAGAGAATCATTTGAAGAGGAGATGGACGAAGACTATGAggaagaagtggaagaagaTGAAGATGAGGACAGAGATAAAGATACCGATGATgcaagaaaatattttaaagaagggcaaaaaattattacccCACCAAATGGCGATGGTACAAGGGCTTTCTACGAAAGTTTACTTGAAGAAAACCCAAATTCAATTATTGCAATTAAATATTGTATAGAGCATGGTGTTCTTAGTGGGACCAAACATCATGAAGCATTATATAAGTACTGCgtacttaaaaaaaacaatgcattcaaaaataattttggaGGTCTAAGCTATAgatttgtaaaattattagaaGAATCATGTAAAtctgaaaaatattataataaagatttattaaaaaaagaggttctatctaaataa
- the PmUG01_13012000 gene encoding conserved Plasmodium protein, unknown function yields the protein MHSIQNGAMYSDTRKRAVLYYMISLFCNFIKIVLIVLDILAFSCFTLLSLLFMFFGYFGIVSNKPSVVHAQIYIGTVYIDIMLNFLITFSNFYNIFRISTWNMEYWEKYIPNSDFFYSLSFLIISFCILSTLFNIFAIYHAQRFTNLMKSLPKEKENEKHSFNMNKMAYSFSEQNSLKLIKMESAKERNH from the coding sequence ATGCATTCTATTCAGAATGGAGCTATGTATAGTGATACTAGAAAAAGAGCTGTACTGTATTACATGatatctttattttgtaattttataaaaatagtattaataGTACTTGATATATTAGCATTTAGCTGCTTTACCTTACTGTCTTTACTCTTTATGTTTTTTGGATATTTTGGAATAGTCTCAAATAAGCCGTCCGTCGTTCATgctcaaatatatataggaaCAGTTTACATTGATAtaatgttaaattttttgattactttttctaatttttacaatatatttagaatatcAACGTGGAACATGGAATATtgggaaaaatatatacctaatagtgattttttttattccctttcttttttaattatttctttttgcaTTCTTTCAACATTGTTTAACATTTTTGCCATATATCATGCTCAAAGGTTTACTAATTTAATGAAATCTCTTCCAAAGGAgaaggaaaatgaaaaacattcatttaatatgaataaaatggCATATTCTTTTAGTGAACAAAATAGTCTGAAActtataaaaatggaaagtgCGAAGGAAAGGAACCATTAa